In one Trichlorobacter lovleyi SZ genomic region, the following are encoded:
- a CDS encoding GxxExxY protein, whose amino-acid sequence MILSELTEAILAACFEVSNELGVGFVESVYEKALMIALKDKELEAENQHQLTVSFRNENVGCFYADIIVNKTVILELKAVKSLLPEHQAQLLNYLKASGLPVGLLINFGMPRLEYRRFDNKFNRDRGNRGDLF is encoded by the coding sequence ATGATATTGTCTGAACTGACTGAAGCTATTCTGGCGGCCTGTTTTGAAGTAAGCAATGAACTAGGAGTCGGTTTTGTTGAGTCGGTTTATGAAAAGGCGCTGATGATTGCCTTGAAAGACAAGGAGCTTGAAGCTGAAAATCAGCACCAGCTGACAGTTTCATTCCGCAACGAAAATGTTGGATGTTTTTATGCGGACATTATTGTTAACAAAACCGTGATATTGGAGTTGAAAGCGGTAAAAAGTCTGTTACCAGAACACCAAGCCCAACTTTTAAATTATTTAAAGGCATCAGGACTACCAGTTGGATTGTTGATTAATTTTGGCATGCCACGACTTGAATACAGACGGTTTGACAATAAATTCAACAGGGATAGAGGGAATAGAGGAGATTTGTTTTAA